In Haliscomenobacter hydrossis DSM 1100, the DNA window TCCACTTGATGCGCCCGTCGTTGAGTCGTTGTTCCATATCCATGATTCGCTTGCCAATGATGGGTTTGGGGCCTCTTTTGTGAGGCGGATTGGGGGTAGGAAAATGGAAGAGCCGAGCGTCAAGGCGCATGCGCACGATGAGGTTGATGTTTTGTCGGATACCTTGATCGAGTAGTTCGTAGGTGGCATACGAGCCATCCCCGACCAGATAAACAGCACGTTTCAAAGGAAGTGCATAACGATGTAACCATTGGATGAGTTGCCAAGCCCAATGTGTCAGTTTTTTAGCGGAGCGAACTTGTGGTCGGTTTTGATAATACCGTTCAGAAGGGCATAAAGCGCTCAGTACAGGTAATGCCCAACAAGTTCGGTCAAGCCAAGGTAAAGGAGTAAGCAAGGCCAATACCATCCAACGCAGTCCACTACACTTGACAAAGTGGCTCTTGGAGGATCGTACTGGATCACGGTAAATCCCTCGCTTTTTAATCTTGGCACCCCAACGCCGCTCGATTGTTTCATCGATAGCAAAAACTAGCGGTTCATGTGCAGGGATAAAAGCATCCACTAGCAATTTTAGGAGTATGCTGGACAACTTCAAAGCTGACCATTTGGCACAACTCAATACTCGATGATATTTATGAAAACTACTTTCGTGTTCAAGTCCAAGTGTACGCAGGATATTGCATACAGTTCGACTACCTGGACATAGCAAGGCTCCTAGCAATAGTAATTTTATTTTTTCCCACGTGCGCTTGCTAAATCCACAAGAAAAAACGGATATTGAGTCCTGGAACTCGGGTGGTAATTGCATATATCTTGATAGCTTGAGAACCTTCAAAATAATGCTTTTTCACCCAGTTCTTTTCTTTTCTAAAGGGATAAAGTCCAGCTAATTTATCCTTTGACTTTAGATTTTGCGGACTGGTATCAAAATGGTTTTGCCTTAGTGTACTCTAAACAGAAGAAATACTTTTTTATTGATCACAAAGGCATGGAAATCTATGAATCTGGTCTTGATAGTGCAACTACTTTTTATAATGGCGTAGCTAGAGTTGCTAAAAATGGTCGAATTTTTTTCATTAACAGTCTTGGAATGGAATCCTATGATTATATAACTGACACGATGAACCATAACATATTTTCTAATAGAGAAACCATTTTAGAATATAAAAAAATAGTACTAGATGAAAAAAGATAAATTAATTACATACTTCTGGACATTTTTTTGCGCCACAAAGGTGTCTCTACATTGTTTTTAATTTTAATCAATCTTAGACATTAGTTCTGATTCGATTAAATTTATCTGCTCATTCCAGTAAACCTTACGCTCACCTAACCATTTGGCAAGTTTTGTTAAATCGTCCATTTGATCTTCCGTTATTTGATGACCAACCTCTATCAATAAACTACTGTTTACCTTTTCAGCCCTTTCAATCACATAAATAATAATACGCCTCATGGAAAGTATCATGAAACTAGCATGTAATTTGATTTCTTCACGAAAAATTTCTTTAAATACGGCATCTTCAATTCCATCAGTGGATTTAGTCAAATTGTCAACTGAATTTTCTTTTAAACTATTTTCCACCTTCTTGGGATTAGAATTTCTATCTTGAAAAAAATCAGGAGCTAGCTTTTTAAGACCTTTAGCATATTCACTGTATCGGCTTTCATTTGACCTAACTTCATAAATTGAACCGTAAATAAATAAAAGTCCAATCTTTGGATAACCAAATACAATCCTTTTTAGCAGGTGGAAATACCACCTAAAGATTTTATGGACAATCAGATAGATTTCAGTGATTTCTTGAAAAGTTACAGATTTCTTTTCAAATACTATAGATCCTCCATCAGCAGAAATTTCAATTTTATGGCTGTTAGCGTTCCTAATAATTCTGAATTTATCCTTGTATTTTGAGCTGAGTCCAAATAATTTAAAATACGAATAAACTACATCTGGCGATAGATCAGTTCTTTTTTCATTTTTCTGGCTCATCACATAAGGTGGAAATGAAAGTAAGCTCGACATCTCCCAATAAACAGACAAGGCATTCATCTGCCCTCTAAATTGATCCTCAACCTTATTGAAAATTGCCCAATTACTAAAGAGAGTAGTCATATTGCCATTCTTAGCAATAAACCCTCTTCCTTCATCGATTATTTTTTGAGGCTCATTATTGTAAATACGAATCCATTCTTGAATAATCTTACTTTCGACAGATTTAATGCATTCATCACCTTCATAATCAATTAATTGATTTATTTCTTCGCTGGGGTCAACCGGGATTTTTGAATCGATAAACTCTTCAAGGATGTTCAAAAAATTTAAAATATGCTCTTGTCTCATTTTTTAGTTAGTATGTTCTTATAGTATTGAGAGGGTATACTGGCATTCCACAACTATCCTCTCTGAATGCAATATGGTTACTTTAACAATACAAATCATTTCTTAGTTCCAGGAAAGGATGTATATGTCTCTTACTGAAATAGCTTTAGAAGAGCACCCCCTCACCCCACCATCTTCCCCAACCCCGACCAATCCACCTTCGGCACCTTCAACGTATTCTCAATGAACAACTTACTACTAATTCTAGGCTCCGGCTTCAAAGCGTCCAATACTCCAAGCTGATACTCCACTTCTTCACGTACTAGCGCATGACCCGAAAATTGTACATCCAATTCCATGGCGGAGAGATCATGTGGAAATTGCTCCTGTACCTGCAAGAACATTTCCAAACTGCTGAATGAAATGGCCGAACACAGCTCTATGTGCCGAGGCTGTTCATCCCGTACAAAAGCGAAACACTCTGCAATCATGCTCGACACATCGAGTGCCAGCGACGCCAGCGGGTTCCCGGGGAAATCCTCCAGGTCAGGGGTGACACTTTCAATCAGATTATCGATCAATTCCAGCTCTTCAGGATCAGCGTGTTTTTGAGCAATAATACTTTTGAGCAAATCGATTCCGTTCAGCAATACCATTGGATTACCCCAGTTTCCTGCCAAATAGAAGGCAAAATAATTGGGTAAGTAGCGTTCGGACAGTATTATCCCAAAAGCCAATTGATGATACAGTGGCAGCGCTTGTATTTTTGTATTGATTTGACGTTGAGCATTCTGCATCATGGTTTTCCGATATTCACTCAAAAAAATCATTATCCCTCTTTATCCATACTAAAGCGAGAATAATAGCAACGCGGATGACGCGGATTAAGCG includes these proteins:
- a CDS encoding WG repeat-containing protein; the encoded protein is MYSKQKKYFFIDHKGMEIYESGLDSATTFYNGVARVAKNGRIFFINSLGMESYDYITDTMNHNIFSNRETILEYKKIVLDEKR
- a CDS encoding transposase, which translates into the protein MQLPPEFQDSISVFSCGFSKRTWEKIKLLLLGALLCPGSRTVCNILRTLGLEHESSFHKYHRVLSCAKWSALKLSSILLKLLVDAFIPAHEPLVFAIDETIERRWGAKIKKRGIYRDPVRSSKSHFVKCSGLRWMVLALLTPLPWLDRTCWALPVLSALCPSERYYQNRPQVRSAKKLTHWAWQLIQWLHRYALPLKRAVYLVGDGSYATYELLDQGIRQNINLIVRMRLDARLFHFPTPNPPHKRGPKPIIGKRIMDMEQRLNDGRIKWTKVHFSQWYDRTNQTMLITSGKALWYKASSPIVPIQWVLIKDPLNEMEPALLATTDLKLDPVQIINFFVRRWRIEVTFAEVRRHLGVETQRQWSDLAIERSTPLLFSVFSITTLLAHSLHQSSPIKPFTTAWYPKHIVSFSDVLRAVKTAIWRHNQFLTSSKNTLVDNYIHNIRYLWNVLIGASA
- a CDS encoding DUF416 family protein translates to MMQNAQRQINTKIQALPLYHQLAFGIILSERYLPNYFAFYLAGNWGNPMVLLNGIDLLKSIIAQKHADPEELELIDNLIESVTPDLEDFPGNPLASLALDVSSMIAECFAFVRDEQPRHIELCSAISFSSLEMFLQVQEQFPHDLSAMELDVQFSGHALVREEVEYQLGVLDALKPEPRISSKLFIENTLKVPKVDWSGLGKMVG